In a genomic window of Caloenas nicobarica isolate bCalNic1 chromosome 1, bCalNic1.hap1, whole genome shotgun sequence:
- the LOC135997793 gene encoding uncharacterized protein LOC135997793 isoform X1: MVKRRSRAQVGSRGCAAARGAASFPTRTPNRSGDVAARPPRAARVWCKTKFFVPCACSSFETEMRCPAFGVTCGTRGVESPPPRCRGPGRTGGLVGRVLVPPTIPGHVEALRVIPEQDCGVLRHRGALGSPGEMTQVQRMSGSPKEMRCNRCSKRKLSFPVKAQAEGRTRAVRATASHQGARSASGLLCCCFSAVPLFLQYFAASELEKQRSLFEKARPMRHRVTYLGLEICGGRRELGTERKEPACRTPEPATVKGLRTFLERTASLLSGSVSEPVVSDCWETTEAVYSSGPDLKDQPATGGC, encoded by the exons ATGGTGAAGCGTCGCTCTCGCGCGCAGGTCGGGAGCCGAGGCTGCGCCGCCGCGCGCGGAGCTGCCTCGTTTCCCACCAGAACTCCAAATCGCAGCGGCGACGTTGCTGCGCGGCCGCCCAGGGCAGCGCGCGTCTGGTGTAAAACAAAGTTCTTTGTGCCATGCGCGTGTTCCTCCTTTGAAACCGAGATGCGCTGCCCGGCGTTCGGCGTTACGTGCGGTACCCGCGGGGTCGAGTCtccgccgccgcgctgccgcGGCCCCGGCCGCACCGGGGGGCTCGTTGGGCGCGTTTTGGTGCCGCCAACAATCCCAGGACACGTCGAGGCGCTGCG GGTGATCCCAGAGCAGGACTGTGGAGTGCTGAGGCACCgcggagccctggggagccccggggagatGACACAAGTCCAGAGGATGTCGGGAAGCCCCAAGGAGATGAG ATGCAACAGATGTAGTAAAAGAAAGTTGTCATTTCCAGTAAAGGCCCAGGCGGAGGGCAGGACCCGGGCCGTACGAGCCACAGCCTCTCaccagggagctcgttctgcatctgggctgctttgctgttgcttttctgctgttcctttGTTCCTGCAGTACTTCGCAGCTTCTGAGCTAGAGAAGCAGAGGAGTCTATttgag aaggcccggccgatgcggcaccgagtgacttatctgggattggagatctgcggaggacggcgagagctggggacagagcggaaagaacctgcttgccggacgccggaaccggcgacggtaaaagggctgcggacgtttcttgaaaggacag cttctctcctcagtggatctgtttcggagcctgtggtgtccgattgctgggaaacaacagaagctgtttactccagcggaccggatctaaaggaccagccagccactggaggatgctga
- the LOC135997793 gene encoding uncharacterized protein LOC135997793 isoform X2, translating to MVKRRSRAQVGSRGCAAARGAASFPTRTPNRSGDVAARPPRAARVWCKTKFFVPCACSSFETEMRCPAFGVTCGTRGVESPPPRCRGPGRTGGLVGRVLVPPTIPGHVEALRVIPEQDCGVLRHRGALGSPGEMTQVQRMSGSPKEMRCNRCSKRKLSFPVKAQAEGRTRAVRATASHQGARSASGLLCCCFSAVPLFLQYFAASELEKQRSLFEKARPMRHRVTYLGLEICGGRRELGTERKEPACRTPEPATVKGLRTFLERTVDLFRSLWCPIAGKQQKLFTPADRI from the exons ATGGTGAAGCGTCGCTCTCGCGCGCAGGTCGGGAGCCGAGGCTGCGCCGCCGCGCGCGGAGCTGCCTCGTTTCCCACCAGAACTCCAAATCGCAGCGGCGACGTTGCTGCGCGGCCGCCCAGGGCAGCGCGCGTCTGGTGTAAAACAAAGTTCTTTGTGCCATGCGCGTGTTCCTCCTTTGAAACCGAGATGCGCTGCCCGGCGTTCGGCGTTACGTGCGGTACCCGCGGGGTCGAGTCtccgccgccgcgctgccgcGGCCCCGGCCGCACCGGGGGGCTCGTTGGGCGCGTTTTGGTGCCGCCAACAATCCCAGGACACGTCGAGGCGCTGCG GGTGATCCCAGAGCAGGACTGTGGAGTGCTGAGGCACCgcggagccctggggagccccggggagatGACACAAGTCCAGAGGATGTCGGGAAGCCCCAAGGAGATGAG ATGCAACAGATGTAGTAAAAGAAAGTTGTCATTTCCAGTAAAGGCCCAGGCGGAGGGCAGGACCCGGGCCGTACGAGCCACAGCCTCTCaccagggagctcgttctgcatctgggctgctttgctgttgcttttctgctgttcctttGTTCCTGCAGTACTTCGCAGCTTCTGAGCTAGAGAAGCAGAGGAGTCTATttgag aaggcccggccgatgcggcaccgagtgacttatctgggattggagatctgcggaggacggcgagagctggggacagagcggaaagaacctgcttgccggacgccggaaccggcgacggtaaaagggctgcggacgtttcttgaaaggacag tggatctgtttcggagcctgtggtgtccgattgctgggaaacaacagaagctgtttactccagcggaccggatctaa
- the LOC135997793 gene encoding uncharacterized protein LOC135997793 isoform X3, whose protein sequence is MVKRRSRAQVGSRGCAAARGAASFPTRTPNRSGDVAARPPRAARVWCKTKFFVPCACSSFETEMRCPAFGVTCGTRGVESPPPRCRGPGRTGGLVGRVLVPPTIPGHVEALRVIPEQDCGVLRHRGALGSPGEMTQVQRMSGSPKEMRCNRCSKRKLSFPVKAQAEGRTRAVRATASHQGARSASGLLCCCFSAVPLFLQYFAASELEKQRSLFEKARPMRHRVTYLGLEICGGRRELGTERKEPACRTPEPATLLSSVDLFRSLWCPIAGKQQKLFTPADRI, encoded by the exons ATGGTGAAGCGTCGCTCTCGCGCGCAGGTCGGGAGCCGAGGCTGCGCCGCCGCGCGCGGAGCTGCCTCGTTTCCCACCAGAACTCCAAATCGCAGCGGCGACGTTGCTGCGCGGCCGCCCAGGGCAGCGCGCGTCTGGTGTAAAACAAAGTTCTTTGTGCCATGCGCGTGTTCCTCCTTTGAAACCGAGATGCGCTGCCCGGCGTTCGGCGTTACGTGCGGTACCCGCGGGGTCGAGTCtccgccgccgcgctgccgcGGCCCCGGCCGCACCGGGGGGCTCGTTGGGCGCGTTTTGGTGCCGCCAACAATCCCAGGACACGTCGAGGCGCTGCG GGTGATCCCAGAGCAGGACTGTGGAGTGCTGAGGCACCgcggagccctggggagccccggggagatGACACAAGTCCAGAGGATGTCGGGAAGCCCCAAGGAGATGAG ATGCAACAGATGTAGTAAAAGAAAGTTGTCATTTCCAGTAAAGGCCCAGGCGGAGGGCAGGACCCGGGCCGTACGAGCCACAGCCTCTCaccagggagctcgttctgcatctgggctgctttgctgttgcttttctgctgttcctttGTTCCTGCAGTACTTCGCAGCTTCTGAGCTAGAGAAGCAGAGGAGTCTATttgag aaggcccggccgatgcggcaccgagtgacttatctgggattggagatctgcggaggacggcgagagctggggacagagcggaaagaacctgcttgccggacgccggaaccggcgacg cttctctcctcagtggatctgtttcggagcctgtggtgtccgattgctgggaaacaacagaagctgtttactccagcggaccggatctaa